In Rutidosis leptorrhynchoides isolate AG116_Rl617_1_P2 chromosome 2, CSIRO_AGI_Rlap_v1, whole genome shotgun sequence, one genomic interval encodes:
- the LOC139889950 gene encoding uncharacterized protein: MSSKPPSEGVDGNVPSLGRPHHTCPGSFHDVAYLRTYFVGVLCIFNGYIAVEKTLYNESATVHTHMPRRDATGLLGFNVFQKCTSAIRQLAYCTASDAFDEYLHMGQQTSYDCLNNFCKSVFHLYVNEYLRKPTPQDVQRLVTAHADIHDFSSMLVSLDCMHWAWKNCPYRYKGHYTRGDHGYPTIMLEAVASYDLWIWHAYFGPVSSNNDINVLNQSDLFNDLLQDTAPACNFSVSGCNFNKGYYLTDGIYLEWATLVKSFKSPHTPEAAKFMRFQEAARKDIERTFGVLQGRWAIIENLFRQFYVGRIRRIMHTCVILHNMITDDNGRAMCDLEENYRPTLRPRKSIEERVQAHIRANKELLDLTIHHLLRQKLIEHIWNLSANFRIRHVPEVGPSGTTANDEQDEEEDEDDEDDEENEEEDENGDFDEDDE, encoded by the exons ATGTCATCGAAACCTCCATCCGAGGGCGTCGATGGCAATGTACCCTCACTCGGCCGCCCTCATCATACTTGCCCTGGAAGTTTTCATGACGTAGCATATTTGAGGACGTATTTTGTTGGTGTTTTGTGCATATTTAACGGCTATATAGCCGTTGAAAAG ACGTTATATAATGAGTCAGCCACTGTTCATACGCATATGCCAAG GCGGGATGCTACCGGGTTGCTTGGTTTCAATGTTTTTCAAAAATGCACATCCGCAATACGACAATTAGCGTACTGTACTGCATCTGATGCTTTTGATGAGTACTTACATATGGGTCAACAAACGTCATACGATTGTttgaataatttttgtaaaagtgtaTTTCATTTATACGTTAATGAATATTTGAGAAAACCAACCCCACAAGACGTACAACGTCTTGTAACCGCGCATGCTGATATACACGATTTTTCGAGTATGTTGGTTAGTCTAGATTGCATGCATTGGGCATGGAAAAATTGCCCATATAGATACAAAGGTCATTATACAAGAGGCGATCATGGATACCCAACAATCATGTTAGAAGCGGTTGCATCGTATGACTTATGGATTTGGCACGCTTACTTTGGACCCGTCAGTTCAAACAACGACATCAATGTGCTTAATCAATCTGATTTATTTAACGATCTACTTCAAGACACGGCACCTGCATGTAATTTTTCGGTTAGTGGGTGTAATTTCAATAAAGGTTATTATTTAACCGATGGGATATATCTTGAATGGGCGACTTtggttaagtctttcaaaagtccaCATACCCCTGAGGCAGCAAAATTTATGAGGTTTCAAGAAGCTGCCCGAAAAGATATTGAACGGACTTTCGGAGTGCTTCAAGGTCGTTGGGCAATAATTGAAAACCTTTTCCGACAATTCTATGTTGGAAGAATTCGAAGAATTATGCACACTTGTGTTATATTACACAATATGATCACCGATGACAACGGAAGGGCAATGTGCGACCTTGAAGAAAATTATAGGCCCACTCTTCGTCCAAGAAAATCCATTGAGGAAAGGGTTCAAGCGCACATTCGCGCTAATAAAGAATTGCTAGATTTGACCATTCATCATCTTCTACGACAAAAGCTCATCGAACACATTTGGAATCTTTCGGCGAATTTTCGTATTCGACATGTACCAGAAGTGGGACCTTCCGGTACAACCGCGAATGATGAACAAGACGAAGAGGAAGACGAAGACGACGAAGACGACgaagaaaatgaagaagaagacgAGAACggcgattttgatgaagatgatgagtag